The nucleotide sequence TCAAATCCTTTTCCTTTAATAGATTCTTTGCGCTAACAATATGCTTATCAATCCCAAGTTCCTTATAGCCCATTCCCATAGCTATACCCATCAATTCGGAGATAAATAAAACAGGTAAGGAATAATTAACACCATATTTCGAAGCTATCTGTGACTGTCTCATATCCAGGTTGGCAAAACACAAAGGACAGGCAACAACGATACAATCAGCATCAGCAAACCTGGCTGCTTTAAGGATTTCGTTGCTCAATCTCAAGACAATATCCGTTCTATCCAGGGCAAAACTGGCGCCACAGCACTCCGTTTTGTGAGAACAATACGGCGATTCTGCCCCCAGTGCCTCTATAATCTCCTCCATTATCGTGGGATTTTCTGCATCAGGGTCAATAGTCACCAGTTCTGGAGGCCTTGTCAAAAGACAACCATAATATGATACAGCCTTTAACCCCGTTAAAGGCTTCATCACATTTTCCTTTATTTTCTCTACACCAAACT is from Thermodesulfobacteriota bacterium and encodes:
- a CDS encoding CoB--CoM heterodisulfide reductase iron-sulfur subunit B family protein, producing the protein MVYGYYPGCSSHGTAKEYDISTKKVCERLGLKLEEVRDWNCCGASPAHVTSEELALALPFRNLALAEKQGLDSIMSTCSACYNRLKVAHETMKKAPEILNRISEIVGEPYNKTLKVIHFLDLISKEFGVEKIKENVMKPLTGLKAVSYYGCLLTRPPELVTIDPDAENPTIMEEIIEALGAESPYCSHKTECCGASFALDRTDIVLRLSNEILKAARFADADCIVVACPLCFANLDMRQSQIASKYGVNYSLPVLFISELMGIAMGMGYKELGIDKHIVSAKNLLKEKDLI